A stretch of the Meles meles chromosome 19, mMelMel3.1 paternal haplotype, whole genome shotgun sequence genome encodes the following:
- the RABAC1 gene encoding prenylated Rab acceptor protein 1 — MATEKDQQKDSEPEGLSATTLLPKLIPSAAGREWLERRRATIRPWGSFVDQRRFSRPRNLGELCQRLVRNVEYYQSNYVFVFLGLILYCVVTSPMLLVALAVFFGACYILYLRTLQSKFVLFGREVTPAHQYALAGGVSFPFFWLAGAGSAVFWVLGATLVVIGSHAAFHQTEAVDGEELQMEPV; from the exons ATGGCGACCGAGAAGGACCAGCAGAAGGATTCCGAGCCGGAAGGGCTGAGCGCCAC GACCCTGCTGCCGAAACTGATCCCGTCTGCCGCGGGCCGTGAGTGGCTGGAGAGGCGCCGCGCCACCATCCGGCCCTGGGGCTCCTTCGTGGACCAGCGGCGCTTCTCGCGGCCCCGCAACCTGGGCGAGCTGTGCCAGCGCCTCGTTCGCAACGTGGAGTACTACCAGAGCAACTACGTGTTCGTGTTCCTGGGCCTCATCCTCTACTGTGT GGTGACGTCCCCCATGCTGCTGGTGGCTCTGGCAGTTTTCTTTGGCGCCTGCTACATCCTCTATCTGCGCACGTTGCAGTCCAAGTTTGTGCTTTTTG GCCGAGAGGTAACCCCAGCCCATCAGTATGCTCTGGCCGGGGGcgtctccttccccttcttctggcTGGCCGGCGCAGGTTCTGCTGTCTTCTGGGTCTTGG GAGCCACCCTCGTGGTGATCGGCTCCCACGCCGCCTTCCACCAGACCGAGGCTGTGGACGGGGAAGAGCTGCAGATGGAGCCTGTGTGA